The sequence below is a genomic window from Pelagibaculum spongiae.
CTAAATCACCGGTTCCACCGACATGATCCAAATGGCCATGGGTTAGCAAAATCTGTTTCAGCTCAACACCCGTTTCTTGCAATGCCGCTTCAATACGCTCCAGATTACCGCCCGGGTCAACAATCGCTGCCTGGTTAGTTTCATCACACCACAGCAGGGTGCAATTCTGGGAAAAGTGGGTCACCGGAATGGTTTTAAATTTAAGCGCCATGTGCACTCTCCTGAAAATCAATTGTGAAATTTATGGCAGGCGTTCATTGCTGAATCCCGTCATCCCGTATAGGAAGTGCAAGGATGCACGGATTAGGGCGAGAATGACGCGGAGGATAACAACCAGCCACGTTCAAAAATTACGCTACAAAATACTCGTTCAGCGTTTGTTTCAATTGGCTTACTCGTTCAGCCAATGCCGCCTCTGAATAAGCTTGAGCAGCAAAACGCCCCCAAATAGGACTAGGCCAAGCCAAGTCATTAGAAAAACGCGCCACATGATGCAGATGAAGCTGAGGCACCATATTGCCCAGCGCTGCAATGTTCATTTTTTCGGCCGAGAACAGCTGTTCCATGGTGGCCGCTAGTAAAGAAGACTCTTTCAGCAACTGCTGCTGATCGGCTTCAGACAAACGATGAATTTCTCGAATCTCATCTCGGCGCGGCACCAAAATACACCAAGGATACAAAGCATCTTTTGCCAGCAAAACACTGCACAAAGGAAAGTCACCTAGTTTGACGGTATCAGCAGCCAGCTGCGGATGAAGTTGAAAGGCCATGATCAGACTCGAAGGGTTATCAGTTCGTCGGGTGAAAGCGAGTTTAACGGAAATCGACTGGTTTTCAGAAAAGCTTCCTGTTAAATATTGGTCTTACCAATGATCAGTTCAGTTTTTCGTTAAAACCTTACAGCCAATATAGAGAGAGCATTCGTATGAAGCCGGTGTATCGCCTGACTGTATCTTGCCCCGATCGGGTTGGAATTGTTGCTAAAGTCAGTGAATTTATTGCCTGCCATGGTGGCTGGATTATCGAAGCCAATCACCATTCAGATACCGAGTCCGGCTGGTTTTTTATGCGACACGAAATTATCACAGACTCCATCACCATTGGTCTTGATCAGTTCAAAGCACTGTTTGCGCCAATTGCCAGCCGTTTTGAAATGGAATGGCAGATCACCGCCAGCGAGCAAAAACCTAAAGTCGTGCTGATGGTCAGCAAAGAAGCCCACTGCTTGAATGACATTTTGTTTCGCTGGAAAAGTGGCGAAATGAATTGCGATATTGTGGCGGTAATCTCTAATCACGATGATCTTCGCGGTATGTGCGAATGGATGGAAATCCCTTACCACCATGTTCCGGTCGATAAGCAAAACAAAGCACCGCACTTTGCCGCGGTCGAACAATTGATCGAACAATATCAGGCCGACACCATCATTTTGGCCCGCTACATGCAAATTTTGCCCGAAGCCGTTTGCACTCGTTATCCGGGGCAAATTATCAATATCCACCACAGTTTTTTACCCTCATTTGCCGGTGCCAAACCTTATCACCAGGCATCTGTTCGCGGGGTAAAGCTGATTGGTGCCACCTGCCATTATGTCACTACCGACTTAGATGCCGGGCCGATTATCGAGCAAGATGTTTTGAGAATTGACCATGGCGATACCACCGAAGATATGCAGCGAATGGGCCGTGATGTTGAGAAAATGGTGCTGTCACGCGGCCTGCGCTATCACCTAGAAGATCGGGTATTGCTGCACGGAAATAAAACCGTGGTTTTTGATTAAATTTCGACAAATTTTGAGCCCGTTTTTGCTGGGTAATATGAACCGTAGAAGATGCTTTACGGTTCATGTCAACCTTGACGAGGCATTAACCAAGCAATCAGCGAGCGCTACTTTCGGTTGATATCAGATCTTCTGCGGAATTAACCCGACCAGTAGCGATCATCAACTCAGCAAGTTGCTGTTTATCTGAAATAAGTTTTTGCTGACAGATTGACATATTGATCATCAGCCGCAATGGTAGCTGCGGTGCTCGGCAACTGAGCGAATTTAGCTAAAAATATCGCCAGTAATTGCAATTTACTGAAATTACGATCTATTTTGCTTCAGTAGTGATCGTTTTTGTGCCAATGAATAGCACCAAGCACATTGCGGTTACATGCATGCTTTATCTTGACGCTACGATAAAGCTGCTATATACGTTCCACCGCTCTGGAACTACCAGCGTTTATATAAGCATCATCTGCAGGGATACCAATGGGAAGATCACTGGTCATAGTCGAGTCGCCAGCCAAGGCCAAGACCATCAACAAATATCTGGGCAAAAACTTTATTGTGAAGTCCAGCGTCGGTCATATTCGTGATCTCCCTACCGCAGGGGGTAACAAAAAGCCGGTAGATGCCAGCGCCAGAGCAAAAGAATCTGCTCGGGTCCGTAAAATGGAACCCGTAGCTAAAGCTTTGCACCAGGCGAAAAAGCAAAAAAGCCAACTAATCGAACGAATGGGCATTGACCCTGACGACGGTTGGAAAGCGCGCTATGAAATCCTTCCCAATAAAGAGAAGGTGGTAGCTGAGCTGCAAAAACTGGCAGCCGATGCTGACGTCATCTACCTCGCAACGGATTTGGACCGTGAAGGGGAAGCAATTGCATGGCACTTGCAACAGGCAATCGGTGGCGACGACTCCCGATTCCGTCGCGTGGTGTTCAACGAAATCACCAAAACGGCCATCCAGGAAGCTTTCAAAGAACCTGGCAAAGTCGACCAAGACCGTGTCGATGCCCAACAAGCTCGCCGCTTCCTAGACCGTGTGGTGGGTTACATGGTTTCTCCGCTGCTGTGGAGCAAACTGGCGCGCGGTTTAAGTGCTGGGCGTGTTCAATCCGTTGCAGTGCGATTAATCGTTGAGCGTGAGCGGGAAATCCGCAAGTTCATTCCAGAAGAATTCTGGCAAATGAATGCCATGTTAAGCGACGGTCAAACTTCTAAGGAATCAGCCACCGAAGCGCTGCCATTTGAAGTCACCAAGCACAACGGCAAAGCTTACCGCCCAACCAATCAGCAACAGTCAGATGCCGCCGTCGCACTACTGCAAAATGCTGCTTATGTGGTCAGCAAGCGCGAGCAAAAGCCAACCAAGGCCAAAGCCGGCGCACCTTTTATTACCTCCACCTTGCAGCAAGCTGCCAGTACGCGTCTGGGTTTCTCTGTTAAGAAAACCATGACCATGTCGCAGCGGTTGTATGAAGGCGGCCACATCACCTACATGCGTACCGACTCAACCAACTTGAGTAGCGAAGCAGTAGAAGCGTGCCGCGAATATATTAATGAAGAGTTCGGTGCCAAATATTTACCTGAAGCACCGGTTTCTTTCTCAAGCAAGCAAGGTGCTCAAGAAGCTCACGAAGCGATTCGCCCAACCAATGTCAAAATGAAGGGTGAATTGTTATCGGATATGGAGCGTGACGCCCAACGTTTGTACCAGTTAATCTGGACTCAGTTTGTGGCATGCCAAATGCCAAACGCAGAATATCTAAGCACTTCACTAACGGTTACCGCCGGTGAATTTGAAATGAAACTGCGTGGCCGCGTTCTGATTTTTGATGGTTTCACCCGAGTCAGCAAACCTGCTAGCAAGCGCGAAGAAGA
It includes:
- a CDS encoding HIT family protein, producing the protein MAFQLHPQLAADTVKLGDFPLCSVLLAKDALYPWCILVPRRDEIREIHRLSEADQQQLLKESSLLAATMEQLFSAEKMNIAALGNMVPQLHLHHVARFSNDLAWPSPIWGRFAAQAYSEAALAERVSQLKQTLNEYFVA
- the topA gene encoding type I DNA topoisomerase, with the translated sequence MGRSLVIVESPAKAKTINKYLGKNFIVKSSVGHIRDLPTAGGNKKPVDASARAKESARVRKMEPVAKALHQAKKQKSQLIERMGIDPDDGWKARYEILPNKEKVVAELQKLAADADVIYLATDLDREGEAIAWHLQQAIGGDDSRFRRVVFNEITKTAIQEAFKEPGKVDQDRVDAQQARRFLDRVVGYMVSPLLWSKLARGLSAGRVQSVAVRLIVEREREIRKFIPEEFWQMNAMLSDGQTSKESATEALPFEVTKHNGKAYRPTNQQQSDAAVALLQNAAYVVSKREQKPTKAKAGAPFITSTLQQAASTRLGFSVKKTMTMSQRLYEGGHITYMRTDSTNLSSEAVEACREYINEEFGAKYLPEAPVSFSSKQGAQEAHEAIRPTNVKMKGELLSDMERDAQRLYQLIWTQFVACQMPNAEYLSTSLTVTAGEFEMKLRGRVLIFDGFTRVSKPASKREEDRELPDIKQGQILKLNKLDPTQHFTKPTARFTEAGLVKELEKQGIGRPSTYASIISTIQDRGYVKLENRRFYAEKMGDIVTDRLVESFSGLMDFGFTASMEENLDQIARGKQQWINTLDNFYEGFSEQLLKANKPSEDGGMRANTPTDIGDVNCPDCSRPMMIRTASTGVFLGCSGYALPPKERCKCTINLTAGDEAIAAGLEDEEAETNALRAKRRCPICETAMEAYLIDEKRKLHVCGNNPDCPGHEIETGEFRIKGYDGPIIECDKCGEDMQLKNGRFGKYFGCTGEDCKNTRKLLKSGQAAPPKMDPIDMPDLQCLKVDDHYVLRDGASGLFLAASGFPRNRETRAPLVSEIAPVKAQLPEKYHFLCDAPQKDTDGNPTTIRYSRKTAQQYIMSEIEGKATGWKGFFSDGKWAIEEKKVKAKAKAKPKDE
- the purU gene encoding formyltetrahydrofolate deformylase — encoded protein: MKPVYRLTVSCPDRVGIVAKVSEFIACHGGWIIEANHHSDTESGWFFMRHEIITDSITIGLDQFKALFAPIASRFEMEWQITASEQKPKVVLMVSKEAHCLNDILFRWKSGEMNCDIVAVISNHDDLRGMCEWMEIPYHHVPVDKQNKAPHFAAVEQLIEQYQADTIILARYMQILPEAVCTRYPGQIINIHHSFLPSFAGAKPYHQASVRGVKLIGATCHYVTTDLDAGPIIEQDVLRIDHGDTTEDMQRMGRDVEKMVLSRGLRYHLEDRVLLHGNKTVVFD